Genomic segment of Deinococcus planocerae:
GGCGGGCCCTGGAGGGTGGTAAAGGCGCACCTGCGGGAGTTGGGTCCGCAAAAAGAAGACGTGCCGGTGATCGGGCAGATGCCGGAAGCGGTGCGGAGGAGCCTACGCGCCCTCTGCCAGCGGGAAGGCATTCCCGACCTGGGCCTGCACGCGCTGCGGCACACGGCGGGGACGCGGCTGACGCGGGCGGGCTTTCAACTACAGGACGCGGCAGGGTACCTGGGACCAGTGGGCCGACGACCGACTCAAGGAGCACCTGCGGGGCCTGTGAAGGAAACGACGCTCCTGCCCGGTGTCGAGAACATCACAGCCCCGTAGATAAAGACTGCTTAAACTTTTCTCATTGAGACTGAGGGGGAGGCCGTGGGGGTGTGCATGATCGGCGGGGTGCTGCTGGGGATGGCTTCGGGCTTTTTGCTGGGGGATGCCGGGAGCGGTGTCTCGCTGGGCAGTGCCCTGGGCGTCCTGCTGGGCACCCTCTGGGAGCGCCACCTGCCCTGAACCCCGCCGTGGGCGAGCGTGAGGCGTGAGTCTGCTAGCCGCGCGCGCGCCGGTAGTGCATCGCGACCACGCCGTTGCCGAGCGGCGTCGCCGAGACCAGATCAAGCTGTCGCGTGCTGGATAGCCCGTCCTGGTACAGGGCCGGGCCATGGCCGACGATTCTGGGGTGGACGAGAAACTTGTACTCGTCAATCAGATCCAACCGGTCCAGCTCGGCTGCGAGCTTGCCGCTCCCGAGGAGCACACCGTCAGGGGTCGCGTCCTTGAGCTTTTGCACGCTCGTGCGCAAGTCGCCGACGAGGTGATGGCTGTTGGTCCACGAGAAGCGCGTTCGCGTCGACGACACCACGTACTTCGGCTTGGCCTCCAGCTTGAGCGCCCACTCGCGCATCGCCGGCAGCGCCTCCTCGTCGCCACGAGCGACCGCCGGCCAGGAGCTCTCCATCATCTCGTAGGTGACGCGGCCCCACAGCATGGCCCCTGCCTCGGCCATGAGGCGAGTGAAGAAGGCGTGGGTCTCGTCGTCGGCGATGCCCTCCTGGTGGTCGACGCACCCGTCGAGGGTGACGTTGAGGCTGAAGGTCAAGAGGCCCATGGCGACGAGTCTACGTTGAGTTGGACGGACGCCCACGTTCGCTCACCCTATCAACGTCACGTCCTCACCCACAGCCTTGGCCTACATGACGAGGCGGACGGGGATGCCGGTGGTGAAGAAGAGCTGCGCGGGCAGCGCGACGATGCAGTCGACGAGGTCGGCCTCGACGATCTTGCGGCGGATGTCCCCCTCTGCGCCGATGTCGCGCGCCAGGCTACCGTTGGCCATCACGAACCCAGCCGTGCCACCACCCCGACCGTTGGGCGGGGCGAGATGGTGGATGAAGTGCTGAATCCAGGCGTAATTGGCGTTGCCAGGGGGTGGGTCGCCATAGGTCCAGCGCACGTCGCCGCGGAGGAGTTGGCCCGACCAGTCGCTGACGTTGAACGGCGGGTTGGCGAGGACGAAGTCGGCCTTGAGGTCGGGGTGCTGGTCGCGGAGGAACGTGTCGGCTGGCTGCTCGCCCAGCCTCGCCTCGACGCCGTGGATGGCGAGGTTCATGTGGGCGAGGCGCCACGTCGTGGGGTTGCTCTCCTGCCCGAAGATGGAGACGTCGGTGCGCTGGCCGCCATAGGCCTCGACGAACTTCTCCGACTGGACGAACATGCCGCCGCTGCCGCATGCGGGATCGTAAATGCGGCCCTCGTAGGGCTCCAGCATCTCGATCAGTACGCGCATGACTGAGCGCGGAGTGTAGAACTCGCCGCCCAGCTTGCCCTCGGCGGCGGCGAATTTGCCGAGAAAGTACTCGTACACCCGGCCGAGCGTGTCACGGGCCTTGCCGCGGCTGCCCTTGAAGCCGATACCGGCGATGAGGTTGATCAGCCCAGCCATCTTCACCGACTCAATGCCGCGACGGGCATAGTCGCGGGGTAGCCTGCCCTTGAGGTTCGCGTTGTCCCGTTCGACGGCGAGGACCGCGTCGTCAATCCGTGTGGCGATGTCGGGGCGCGTCGCCTGGTTCTGGATGTTCGCCCAGCGCGCTTCGGGGGGCACCCAGAAGACCCGCTCGGCCGTGTACTCGTCGCGGGATTCGAGCAGGCGCCCGAGCTGTTCGCCCTCAATGCCGTCGCTCGCCAGCTCGGCCCTTAGGTCGTCGCAGCGGCTCTCGAAGCTGTCGGAGATGTACTTGAACTCCCGCCCCAGGTCGCGGGAAAGCCGCTGCACGACCTTCGCGCCCCACCCGGCCTGCGCCTACCGCTCGAGGATGGCCCGCCCAATCTGCCAGTACAGCAGCACGAGTTCCCGATTCACCGCCAGGGCAGCCCGCGTCTGGGCTGACCGGATGCGGTCTTTCAGTTCGCCCAGCAGCGCCGCGTAGTCCCCGAGGAGGGGGAAGTCCCCCGTCATGGCCCCGCCGTTCGGTGGTCCAGAAGACTTCTTGGGGCACCTGGGCGCTTTTCATGGAGGGGCGGTGGGGGCTCTTCACGTAGGGGGTCATGGGGCGCCTATGGTAGAGCGTGGCGCGGCGTGACGAGCTTGGAAACGAGGGACGGCCCGCAGCGCGTGGGAAGGAAGCGGCCTCCTTTGTTTTTTGCGAACCGAAACGCCGCCCGGGGACGTTCGCGCCTACCGAACGGTCCTCCAGCCGTCGAACAGCATCCCAGCCGCCTGCTGCCCTCACCGGCAGCCACGACAGGTTCGCCCCTCGGGTCGGGAAGCGCGCGACGCAGCGGCGCCTGGGCATTCCGGGCGTGCTCTCCCCACGGCAGCGGGGGTCGTCCGTCAAGTCGCCTCGTGACGCAGGCGAAGGCCAGAACTCGCCGGGCATCAGGTTCAGGGCCAGCTCCGCTCTGGAAGACCTACCAGGCTCCAACTTCAGGCCCTGTGGGTGAGAGGGAGACAGGGGTCCGCCGTCGGCCCCTTGACTTGCTTTGTTAGTGAGTGCAAACTAACCCATGGCCCGCTCCACCCCTGGCTCCACGCCCCCCGCCCGGCTGTCGGGCGACGAGCGGCGCGCGGCGGTGATCGAGGCGGCCATCGAGGAGTTCGCCCAGCGCGGCTACGCCGGGGGTTCGACGGAAGCCATCGCGCGGCGCGTGGGCATCTCGCAGCCCTACGTCTTTCGCCTCTTCGGCACCAAGCGGGAACTCTTCCTGGCCGCCGTGGACGCGGTCTTCGTGCACATCCAGCGGGTCTTCACCGCTGCCGCCCACTCCACCCAGGGGGACAAGCTGGACGCGATGGGCCACGCCTACGAGGGGCTGCGCTCGCGGCGCCACGAGTTGCTGCTGCTGCTCCAGGCCTTCAGCGCCAGCGGGGAGGACGAGATCCGCCAGGAGGTGCGCCGCCGCTACCGGGCGCTGTTCGGGGAAGTGCGCGCCCTGTCCGGTGCCTCGCACACGCAGGCCCAGAACTTCTTCGCCACCGGCATGCTGATCACCATCGCCTCGGTCCTCGACCTCCCGGAGCTGCTGACCTGGGAGGGCCACTGAGCTTCTCTTTTTTCCGTAGTTAGTGATTACTTACTAATCTATCGAGGTTCAGCGTTCCGCCGCGCCCCTCCTCGCCCTCTCATCCCAAGGAGCCGCCCATGACCGACCTCCCCACCGCCCGACACGCCCTCGTCATCGGGGGCAGCATGGCGGGCCTGCTCGCCGCCCGCGTCCTGAGTGAGCATTACGACGAGGTGGTGGTGCTCGACCGCGACGTGTTCCCGGAGACCCCCGATCACCGGGCGGGCGTGCCGCAGTCGCATCATGCCCACGGCCTGCTGCCCCGCGGGCACGAGATTCTGACCGGGCTGTTCCCCGGCCTGCTCGCCTCGCTGGCCCGGGGCGGCGCCTTTCACACCCGGGAAGGCATCCCCGTCTTGCAGGTGACGCCCGCCGGGAAACTCCCGGCCGCGCCGCTGGGCGGGCAGGGCGAGTACCTCGCCTTCAGCCGCTTCCTGCTGGAATGGCACGTGCGGCAGTGGCTGCGCGAGCACGCGAACGTCCGCTTCCTTCCGTCCACCGAGGTGACCCGGCTGGTATCCAACGCGGACGGGACAGCCGTGACGGGCGTGCACGTTCGTTCCCGCGACGGGCGGGAGGGCCCCGAGGTCGTGCCCGCCGACCTGGTGGTCGAGGCGAGCGGTCGGGCCTCCAGGCTGGGCGGCTGGCTCCAGGACCTCGGGTACGGTCCGGTCCCCGAGGAGAGCGTCGCCTCCGATATCGGGTACGCCTCGCGCTTCTACCGGCGCCCCGAGGGGTTTCCCGCCCCGTGGCACGGCCTGATCATCAACGGGCGTCCGCCGCACAACCCGCGGGCGGGCCTGATCCTGCCGGTCGAGGACGGGCGCTGGCACGTGACCCTGGGCGGCTTCGCGGGGCACCACCCGCCCACCGACGAGGCGGGCTTCCTGGCCTGGGCCCGGGACTTACCCGACCCCGGCCTGTACGAGGCGATCCGCGTCGCCCAGCCTCTGACCCCCATCCGCGGCTACCGCACGCCCACGAACACCTGGCGGCACTTCGAGCGCCTTCCGCGCTGGCCGCGCGGCCTGGTCGCCCTGGGAGACGCCGTGTGCCACTACAACCCCATCTACGGGCAGGGGATCAGCGCGGCGGCCGTGAGCGCCGAGGCGCTGGAGACGAGCCTGAAGGCGGGTGGGCCGGACTTCGAGCAGGCCTTCCAGCGGGCGCTCGCCCGCGTCGTGGCCGTGCCCTGGCAGATCGCCACGGGTGAGGACCTGCGCTGGCCGGGCGTGCGGCTCACCGGGGCGGGCACGGGGCCAGGCCTGCGGCTGCGGCATGCCTACGGGAACCTGGTGCTGGGGCAGGCCGTGCGGGACGGGGTGGTGGCGGGCGCCTTTCTGGACATGATCATGAACCTCCGTCCGCCCTCGGTCCTCGCGCGTCCAGCCATCCTGGCGCGGGTCCTGGGAGGCAGCCTCGCCCGCGCGCTGGGCAGGACGGGACAGGACGCGCCGCCCGCCCTCTCCCCGGAGGCGGTCTCGCTCCTGCGCGCCCGCCCGGACGCGGCGCCCTTCCCCGGGAGGACCGCATGACGCTCCCCACCCCGGACCTCGACACCCAGGTCTCGCACCAGTTCGCCCACAACGGGGGCGTCCGATTGCACTACGTCACCCTGGGCGAGGGCCCCCTCATCGTGATGCTGCACGGCTTCCCGGACTTCTGGTACACCTGGCGCTGGCAGATGCCCGCGCTCGCCGAGGAGTACCGGGTGGCCGCCCCCGACCTGCGCGGCTACAACCTCAGCGGCCAGCCCAGGGGGGGCGAGCACTACGCCATGCCGCACCTGCTGGGCGACGTGGCGGCCGTCATCCGGGACCTCGGCGAGGAGCGGGCCATCCTGGTGGGACACGACTGGGGCGGGGCGATTGCCTGGCAGTTCGCCATGCACTTCCCGCACATGGTCGAGCGCCTCGTCATCCTGAACCTGCCGCACCCGCAGGGCCTGGCACGCGAATTGGCCCGCAATCCCGAGCAGCAGAAAAACAGCGGGTACGCGCGCACTTTCCAGGAGGAAGGCGCCCACGAACGGCTCGACCTGGAGTGGTTGATCCGCTGGGTGCGGGACGACGGGGCCCGCGCCCGCTACCGGGAGGCTTTGGGCCGCTCGGACTTCGAGGCGTTGCTGCACTACTACAAGCAGAATTACCCGCGTCCGCCGTACCCGGAGCCCCAGGGCCCCGTCGTCAAGGTGCAGGCCCCCACCCTGGTGATCCACGGGCTGGGCGACGAGGCCCTGCTGCCTGGGGGCCTGAACGACACCTGGCAGTGGGTGGAGCGCGACCTGACCCTGGTCACGCTGCCGGGGGCGGGGCACTTCGTGCAGCATGACGCGGCGGAGGCCGTAACGCGGGTGCTGACGAATTGGCTGGCTCGGGGCCCCCTCCCCTAAGGGCGCGGGCACCGACCGTGTGCAAGGCGGGGAGCTCGAAACGGGAGGAGGTCAACCCAGACAGGCGGTCTGAAGGAGCGCTTTCGTCCGGGTGGACGGCCAGGACTCGCAGCAGGCAGCTTGGCGGCTCGTGTCCGCCTGACGCGCCCCGCCCACGAAGGGCAGGGCAAGACCACCTGCACTAGATACAGCCGCTCGTGCACCCCCGAGCTGCCGGTCGAGGAAGAACAGGTGACGCTTCAGCTCCTCCTGGAACGGTCCGTCCTCGGCCCCCCGCAGCCGCTCTTCCTCCTGGGCCTGCATCTCCAGTACCTGCCGCCGCCGGGCCAGCAGCAGGCGGACCCGCTCGTCGTCCTTCTGGAAACCCATGCGTTCACTGACGAACCGAGCCGACCCGGCCACCCGCGCCACGGTGCTCACGTCCAGGAGCCCTGCGCCAGCGGTCGCCGCAAAGGTCCGCACCTGTTCCTTGGAGGTTACCCTCACCCGCACGCCGCGCTCCAGCAGCGCCACCACCACTGGTATATCACCACCGCCCAGCGCCTGCACCAGCACCGCCGCCGGGCGCAGTTCACCGATGCGCCGGGCCAACCGCTCGATGCCTTCTGGAGAGTCGTCCTCCGCAAAGGTCTCCCCCGTCGGCACGACCGCTCCCCGCCACGCCTCCCGCGTGTGCCTCAGTCCGACGAACCGGTCCTGCATGGGCACCTCCTGGGCCGCAGCTTCCCCCATCATTCCTCAGGGTGAACTGCTCGTGGCAGGGCGCCGGATGACGGGCGCTCTTCCCCACCGGGCAGCGTGCGGCTCAGCACGCGAAACCAGGTCCCACTCCGCTCCGGCGGCAGGCGCAGGGCGTCTACGTCGAGGTCCAGTTCCCCCGGCCAG
This window contains:
- a CDS encoding tyrosine-type recombinase/integrase; translation: MVKAHLRELGPQKEDVPVIGQMPEAVRRSLRALCQREGIPDLGLHALRHTAGTRLTRAGFQLQDAAGYLGPVGRRPTQGAPAGPVKETTLLPGVENITAP
- a CDS encoding dihydrofolate reductase family protein, giving the protein MGLLTFSLNVTLDGCVDHQEGIADDETHAFFTRLMAEAGAMLWGRVTYEMMESSWPAVARGDEEALPAMREWALKLEAKPKYVVSSTRTRFSWTNSHHLVGDLRTSVQKLKDATPDGVLLGSGKLAAELDRLDLIDEYKFLVHPRIVGHGPALYQDGLSSTRQLDLVSATPLGNGVVAMHYRRARG
- a CDS encoding N-6 DNA methylase, whose product is MQRLSRDLGREFKYISDSFESRCDDLRAELASDGIEGEQLGRLLESRDEYTAERVFWVPPEARWANIQNQATRPDIATRIDDAVLAVERDNANLKGRLPRDYARRGIESVKMAGLINLIAGIGFKGSRGKARDTLGRVYEYFLGKFAAAEGKLGGEFYTPRSVMRVLIEMLEPYEGRIYDPACGSGGMFVQSEKFVEAYGGQRTDVSIFGQESNPTTWRLAHMNLAIHGVEARLGEQPADTFLRDQHPDLKADFVLANPPFNVSDWSGQLLRGDVRWTYGDPPPGNANYAWIQHFIHHLAPPNGRGGGTAGFVMANGSLARDIGAEGDIRRKIVEADLVDCIVALPAQLFFTTGIPVRLVM
- a CDS encoding DUF1016 N-terminal domain-containing protein, with translation MTGDFPLLGDYAALLGELKDRIRSAQTRAALAVNRELVLLYWQIGRAILER
- a CDS encoding TetR/AcrR family transcriptional regulator, which encodes MARSTPGSTPPARLSGDERRAAVIEAAIEEFAQRGYAGGSTEAIARRVGISQPYVFRLFGTKRELFLAAVDAVFVHIQRVFTAAAHSTQGDKLDAMGHAYEGLRSRRHELLLLLQAFSASGEDEIRQEVRRRYRALFGEVRALSGASHTQAQNFFATGMLITIASVLDLPELLTWEGH
- a CDS encoding NAD(P)/FAD-dependent oxidoreductase, with protein sequence MTDLPTARHALVIGGSMAGLLAARVLSEHYDEVVVLDRDVFPETPDHRAGVPQSHHAHGLLPRGHEILTGLFPGLLASLARGGAFHTREGIPVLQVTPAGKLPAAPLGGQGEYLAFSRFLLEWHVRQWLREHANVRFLPSTEVTRLVSNADGTAVTGVHVRSRDGREGPEVVPADLVVEASGRASRLGGWLQDLGYGPVPEESVASDIGYASRFYRRPEGFPAPWHGLIINGRPPHNPRAGLILPVEDGRWHVTLGGFAGHHPPTDEAGFLAWARDLPDPGLYEAIRVAQPLTPIRGYRTPTNTWRHFERLPRWPRGLVALGDAVCHYNPIYGQGISAAAVSAEALETSLKAGGPDFEQAFQRALARVVAVPWQIATGEDLRWPGVRLTGAGTGPGLRLRHAYGNLVLGQAVRDGVVAGAFLDMIMNLRPPSVLARPAILARVLGGSLARALGRTGQDAPPALSPEAVSLLRARPDAAPFPGRTA
- a CDS encoding alpha/beta fold hydrolase, whose translation is MTLPTPDLDTQVSHQFAHNGGVRLHYVTLGEGPLIVMLHGFPDFWYTWRWQMPALAEEYRVAAPDLRGYNLSGQPRGGEHYAMPHLLGDVAAVIRDLGEERAILVGHDWGGAIAWQFAMHFPHMVERLVILNLPHPQGLARELARNPEQQKNSGYARTFQEEGAHERLDLEWLIRWVRDDGARARYREALGRSDFEALLHYYKQNYPRPPYPEPQGPVVKVQAPTLVIHGLGDEALLPGGLNDTWQWVERDLTLVTLPGAGHFVQHDAAEAVTRVLTNWLARGPLP
- a CDS encoding DUF2442 domain-containing protein; translated protein: MFAPLRSREVLEEVRVGPRGRTITWPGELDLDVDALRLPPERSGTWFRVLSRTLPGGEERPSSGALPRAVHPEE